The proteins below come from a single Yamadazyma tenuis chromosome 5, complete sequence genomic window:
- a CDS encoding peroxisomal acyl-coenzyme A thioester hydrolase (COG:I; EggNog:ENOG503NXST) — protein MVSLQQVYENRDQCVMEEKFSLLKVDGTESTYVGKYPLEPYMEGARGTYGGEVIAQSALAAYETVTDSTFQLSSLHSYFLKAGSHESPMRYEVLTTSAGKSFTSKTVNVYQSHNNQHVLVMTCLFAANNSISQRQSDYKSGKSKRFPYQFQSSPGSIFSQYRKGLEEMDDLIPVQHTHDLVEHALPRLYLEKPKKLEMPGEIGDRRLGFFTRILDELPQDAAKVNRIKVADLLYLSDSLYLGLIMRTLGFPISPSSHEFFRVSLDHSVFIHDMDFDPTNYMFVGYRFVRMSNSRVLCFVQFFDLDGKQIATVTQEGLIDLPKYITDGVKL, from the coding sequence ATGGTGTCGTTACAACAAGTGTATGAAAACAGAGACCAATGTGTCATGGAAGAGAAGTTTCTGCTCCTCAAGGTAGACGGCACTGAAAGCACATACGTGGGCAAGTATCCGTTGGAACCATATATGGAAGGAGCTAGAGGAACTTATGGTGGAGAGGTCATCGCCCAGTCGGCTTTGGCTGCGTACGAAACGGTGACAGACCTGACCTTCCAGTTGAGTTCTCTCCACTCGTACTTTTTGAAAGCGGGTTCGCACGAGAGCCCCATGCGGTACGAAGTGCTCACTACCTCGGCCGGTAAGAGCTTCACCTCTAAAACCGTCAATGTGTATCAGCTGCACAATAACCAACACGTACTCGTGATGACATGTTTGTTCGCAGCCAACAATTCCATCTCCCAGCGCCAGAGCGACTACAAGTCGGGGAAGTCGAAGCGGTTCCCGTACCAGTTTCAGCTGCTGCCTGGCAGTATTTTTTCCCAGTACCGCAAAGGCCTTGAGGAGATGGATGATTTGATTCCAGTGCAACACACTCACGACTTGGTCGAGCATGCGTTGCCTCGTCTCTACTTGGAGAAGcccaaaaagttggagatgCCTGGTGAAATTGGTGACCGTCGGTTGGGGTTCTTCACAAGAATTTTGGATGAGCTTCCGCAGGATGCTGCAAAAGTCAACCGCATCAAGGTGGCAGATTTGTTGTATCTCAGTGACAGTTTGTATCTTGGCCTCATAATGCGGACGTTGGGTTTCCCGATCTCCCCGTCAAGTCACGAGTTTTTTCGAGTGTCGTTGGACCACTCGGTTTTTATTCACGACATGGACTTTGACCCCACCAACTATATGTTTGTGGGCTACCGGTTCGTGAGGATGAGTAACAGCAGGGTGTTGTGTTTCGTGCAGTTTTTTGACTTGGACGGAAAGCAGATAGCGACGGTGACCCAGGAGGGGCTTATAGACTTGCCCAAGTACATCACGGATGGTGTTAAGCTTTAG
- the COX8 gene encoding Cytochrome c oxidase subunit 8A, mitochondrial (EggNog:ENOG503P6QD; COG:S) — MMNRLLSQKLAINNRMMVRNFQSSSKRLSSVFGHPKEGVYSNIPFTIKRKIIPLSVYYWGTLGFFFSFPFLTTLLHLKKSGSI; from the coding sequence ATGATGAATAGATTACTTAGCCAAAAGTTGGCTATCAACAACAGAATGATGGTCAGAAACTTCCAGAGCTCGTCCAAGCGCTTGAGCTCTGTGTTCGGTCACCCAAAGGAAGGTGTCTACTCCAACATCCCTTTCACCATTAAGAGAAAGATCATCCCATTGTCGGTGTACTATTGGGGAACCTTGGgttttttcttttccttccCATTTTTGACCACCTTGTtgcacttgaagaagtctgGAAGTATCTAG
- the PCF11 gene encoding mRNA 3' end processing factor (COG:A; EggNog:ENOG503NXC6) → MASEAFSEERLQSLVESLTTSSRDIINDITAVAESHIDKSDRIVDIVEQRIQKCLPQYKVYAFYAMDSIVKNIGNPYRSLFSKNLYKIFTESYLLVNDVMRRQGLIDLFTTWKNGLSSSGSEIFEDELLKRIEKFIIKATSLNQGGVKDRESSVPPPSQVPLPNNINPEHFHREFNLLLQDIIRLNNELKPFEASNFSKTHLRDRNDVVSRINELDEMIMRDSKTEFTLKVPFYHQNALELRNILSEETFKQARFIRKNFKPDLTPNPKYINLFKDPFEPAEDNDISYFFLEEFGIKLKSAEVYQQLPSMEKEITPPKEVIVESMVEVSDNFDPLGLGFSLGGIGSLEEEKDVKNEEEDIKEDAPISVEETDVSFTLTDNEITTQKSQVIDLTSDPQNITQSSEPSESESVSKRSADSSSQASKKVRFNV, encoded by the coding sequence atGGCGTCTGAAGCGTTTAGCGAGGAGCGCTTGCAATCGTTGGTGGAGCTGTTGACAACCAGCTCTCGtgatatcatcaacgaCATCACGGCCGTGGCTGAGAGCCATATCGACAAAAGTGATCGAATAGTGGATATCGTCGAGCAAAGAATCCAAAAGTGCCTTCCTCAGTATAAAGTATACGCTTTTTATGCAATGGATTCGATCGTCAAAAACATAGGGAACCCATATCGTTCGCTTTTCAGCAAGAATCTATATAAGATCTTCACAGAATCATATTTACTTGTGAATGATGTGATGCGAAGGCAGGGTTTGATAGACCTTTTTACCACCTGGAAGAACGGCTTATCCAGCTCGGGGCTGGAGATTTTTGAAGACGAGTTACTCAAGCGCATAGAGAAGTTCATAATAAAGGCCACCAGTTTAAACCAAGGAGGTGTCAAAGATAGAGAGCTGCTGGTACCTCCTCCATCGCAAGTTCCATTACCAAATAATATCAACCCCGAACATTTTCATAGAGAATTTAACCTTCTCCTCCAAGACATTATCCGGTTGAACAACGAGCTTAAACCCTTTGAAGCATCTAATTTCAGCAAAACCCATTTACGAGATAGAAACGATGTCGTGAGTCGAATTAACGAGCTCGATGAGATGATCATGAGAGATTCCAAAACCGAGTTCACCTTGAAAGTTCCGttctaccaccaaaatgCCCTTGAGCTCCGGAACATTCTAAGCGAAGAGACATTCAAGCAAGCCAGGTTCATCCGCAAGAACTTTAAACCTGATCTTACCCCAAACCCCAAATATATTAATCTATTCAAAGACCCATTTGAACCGGCTGAAGACAACGATATTCtgtatttcttcttggaggaGTTTGgcatcaagttgaagctgGCCGAAGTGTACCAGCAGCTTCCGTCGATGGAAAAGGAGATCACACCTCCCAAAGAAGTGATTGTTGAGCTGATGGTTGAAGTGTCTGACAACTTCGATCCTTTGGGTTTGGGCTTCAGTTTAGGAGGAATTGGCAGCCTAGAAGAGGAGAAAGACGTAAAAaatgaggaagaagatatcaaagaagatgcACCCATCAGTGTAGAAGAGACAGATGTACTGTTCACTCTCACAGACAACGAGATAACGACCCAGAAATCACAGGTCATAGACCTAACCTCAGATCCACAAAATATCACTCAGTCCTCTGAGCCATCTGAGTCTGAACTGGTGTCTAAACGGTCTGCTGATTCATCCTCACAGGCCTCTAAAAAGGTGAGATTCAACGTTTAA
- the VPS33 gene encoding Vacuolar protein-sorting-associated protein 33 (COG:U; BUSCO:EOG09261LV7; EggNog:ENOG503NVCM) yields the protein MDAHSLNNATINELLSIFDQIYTHNNLLVLDNKLSPIINFLLPFKVFKQRAKFDKITLSDSINHEVIQQYQNIIILFDEDTPISIPEHARVTIIIKNLTKSRLYELNQQYHFGLSFDEIIENKLDMVRAKTLKIYNWQFKGIEVDPDIISLQGSLAQYFDEPIYQVNQLANALVNLVDKFNIKINSTYAQGSNSNIFTGLYENKLQEHLAQKYNNLQQEFYSNHLTPTHNLVVIERNLDFLPVMMSQLNYVGLIDDLVSININLVKIVNDQGKEEQIKVEDELFENLKYLNFSLVGPKLNKLAKWIKNQYTNNSSEMNLKDIKKLVSSLTDLNRQQDLVKKHTNLSENLLNKVKNGGANRYNEYEIVLEFENEVFQLTYKQQISKLLEFLDLNLSARTIINSLVIVSTINSGIRSRDYEQIKQQAFENYGITIIYQFEKLFKYCLVRLSDVETLDTYTAGVTGGINVHNNNYTLLNKFWNLHPEEQEDDQEINGIEDYPHPSFALPSATVPLTIRVIESLFVRDFLTYKPINKITKQPSWQNLGLDKMFKGKVSETIGDATVKNTILVFVGGITWSEISCIKYLNHKLQARELNHQFVVLTNSIVGNRQFGDSLQ from the coding sequence ATGGACGCCCATTCTCTTAACAATGCTACAATCAACGAATTGCTCCTGATATTCGACCAGATCTACACTCACAACAACCTCCTTGTGCTagacaacaagttgtcgCCCATCATAAACTTTCTTCTCCCATTCAAGGTGTTCAAACAACGGGCCAAATTCGATAAGATCACCTTGAGCGATAGCATCAACCATGAAGTAATACAACAGTACCagaacatcatcatccttTTCGACGAGGATACACCTATTTCGATCCCAGAGCATGCGAGAGTAACTATcattatcaagaacttgacgaAACTGAGGCTCTATGAGTTGAACCAGCAGTACCACTTTGGCTTGAGCTTTGACGAGatcattgaaaacaagCTTGACATGGTAAGGGCCAAAACTTTAAAAATATACAACTGGCAGTTCAAAGGCATTGAGGTAGATCCCGATATCATCAGCTTACAGGGAAGCTTAGCCCAGTACTTTGATGAACCAATTTACCAGGTCAACCAGCTTGCGAATGCATTGGTGAATTTGGtcgacaagttcaacatcaaaatcaacagCACCTACGCCCAAGGAAGCAACTCCAACATCTTCACGGGACTCTACGAGAATAAGCTTCAGGAGCACCTTGCACAGAAATACAATAATTTGCAACAAGAGTTCTACTCGAATCACTTGACACCCACGCacaatttggtggtgatcgAGAGAAACCTTGACTTCTTGCCGGTGATGATGAGCCAGTTGAATTACGTCGGGCTCATCGATGACTTGGTATCGATAAACATTAACCTAGTCAAGATTGTTAATGATCAGGGCAAGGAAGAGCAGATCAAGGTAGAAGACGAGCTCTTTGAAAACTtaaagtacttgaacttctcgCTTGTGGGgcccaagttgaacaagttagCCAAGTGGATTAAGAACCAGTACACTAACAATTCAAGTGAGATGAATCTTAAGgacatcaagaaattggtgtCGAGTTTGACGGATCTCAACCGACAGCAGGATCTTGTCAAGAAGCACACCAACCTCTCGGAGAATCTACTCAACAAAGTCAAGAACGGAGGTGCTAACAGATACAACGAATACGAGATTGTGCTCGAGTTCGAGAATGAGGTATTTCAACTCACGTACAAACAGCAGATCTCTAAGctcttggagttcttggacttAAACTTATCTGCCCGTACTATCATTAATTCGCTTGTGATCGTGCTGACCATCAACTCAGGGATCCGGTCCCGAGACTACGAGCAGATTAAACAGCAAGCATTTGAAAATTATGGAATCACCATCATCTACCAGTTTGAAAAGCTCTTTAAGTATTGTCTCGTGAGACTCAGTGATGTGGAGACTCTTGACACCTATACCGCTGGAGTTACGGGAGGAATCAACGTACACAACAACAACTACACCCttctcaacaagttttggaaTCTCCATccagaagaacaagaagacgACCAGGAAATCAATGGCATTGAAGACTACCCGCATCCGTCATTTGCATTACCGTCCGCGACGGTACCATTAACGATAAGAGTGATTGAGTCGCTTTTTGTGAGAGACTTTTTGACCTACAAAcccatcaacaaaatcaccaaacagCCTAGCTGGCAGAACTTGGGACTCGATAAAATGTTTAAGGGCAAGGTGTCAGAAACCATAGGTGACGCAACTGTTAAGAATACCATTTTGGTATTTGTAGGAGGCATCACCTGGAGCGAGATTCTGTGtatcaagtacttgaatcATAAACTCCAGGCACGTGAGCTCAACCATCAATTTGTGGTTTTGACCAACtcaattgttggaaatcGCCAGTTTGGTGACTCGCTTCAGTAG
- the IDP1 gene encoding Isocitrate dehydrogenase [NADP], mitochondrial precursor (Oxalosuccinate decarboxylase) (COG:C; EggNog:ENOG503NVZ4) → MFRTSSIRGFSSSARALKIKVSTPVVEMDGDEMTRIIWQRIKDKLIHPYLDIDLKYYDLGIEARDKTNDQITIDAANAIKKYGVGIKCATITPDEARVKEFNLKKMWVSPNGTIRNILNGTVFRESIIIPNIPRLVPGWEKPIVIGRHAHGDQYKATDLVISEPGKLEMVFTPQNGGEKVVKEVYTYPETGGVGLAMYNTDESIRGFAHSSFKMALNKNLPLYLSTKNTILKKYDGRFKDIFQEVYEAEYQTEFEAKGLWYEHRLIDDMVAQMIKSKGGYVMALKNYDGDVQSDIVAQGFGSLGLMTSVLITPDGKAFESEAAHGTVTRHYRQHQQGKETSTNSIASIFAWTRGLIQRGKLDNTPELVEFAQKLEDVTVQTVIDGTMTKDLALAQGKTDRSSYVTTTEFLDAVAEKLQQSVSV, encoded by the coding sequence ATGTTTAGAACCAGCAGTATTAGAGGATTCAGCTCCAGTGCCAGGGCATTGAAGATTAAGGTTTCCACCCCCGTTGTGGAAATGGATGGTGACGAAATGACCAGAATTATCTGGCAAAGAATCAaagacaagttgatccacCCATACTTGGACATCGATTTGAAGTACTACGATTTGGGAATTGAAGCCAGAGACAAGACCAACGATCAAATCACCATCGACGCCGCTAACGCCATCAAGAAATACGGTGTGGGTATCAAGTGTGCCACGATCACGCCAGACGAGGCTAGAGTCAAAGAATTCAATCTTAAGAAAATGTGGGTTTCTCCGAACGGAACTATCAGAAACATTTTGAACGGAACTGTTTTCAGAGAGAGTATTATCATCCCCAACATCCCCAGATTGGTGCCAGGTTGGGAAAAGCCTATTGTGATTGGTAGACACGCCCACGGTGACCAATACAAGGCCACTGATTTGGTGATCAGTGAACCTGGaaagttggagatggtttTCACTCCTCAGAATGGAGGTGAAAAAGTCGTGAAGGAAGTGTACACATACCCCGAAACCGGGGGTGTGGGCTTGGCTATGTACAACACCGACGAGTCCATCAGAGGGTTCGCCCATTCGTCTTTCAAGATGgctttgaacaagaacttgcCATTGTAcctttccaccaaaaacaccattttgaagaagtacgACGGAAGGTTCAAGGATATTTTCCAGGAAGTGTATGAAGCCGAGTACCAGACTGAATTTGAAGCCAAAGGATTGTGGTATGAACACAGATTAATCGATGATATGGTCGCACAGATGATCAAGTCTAAGGGAGGATATGTGATGGCTTTGAAAAACTACGATGGGGATGTGCAATCGGACATCGTTGCCCAAGGGTTCGGGTCGTTGGGTTTGATGACTTCGGTATTGATTACTCCAGACGGCAAGGCTTTTGAAAGTGAAGCTGCTCACGGAACCGTAACCAGACACTACAgacaacatcaacaaggtaAAGAAACTTCAACCAACTCGATTGCGTCGATTTTTGCCTGGACAAGAGGGTTGATTCAAAGAGGAAAGTTGGACAACACCCCTGAATTAGTAGAGTTTGCccaaaagttggaagacGTTACGGTGCAAACAGTCATCGACGGTACCATGACCAAAGATTTGGCGTTGGCCCAAGGCAAAACCGACAGACTGTCATATGTAACGACCACGGAATTTCTTGACGCCGTTGCCGAGAAGTTACAGCAATCTGTTTCCGTCTAA
- the COX9 gene encoding Cytochrome c oxidase subunit 7A (COG:C; EggNog:ENOG503P7M7) gives MPIAPITGTLRRKIITDITIGFGCGFVLATGYWYFEHKPLVAKREEFYKQLKAQKEAEESSLVYYH, from the exons ATGCCTATTGCTCCAATCACCGGAACCTTGAGAAGAAAAATCATCACAGATATCACCATCGGATTTGGTTGTGGCTTTGTTTTGGCCACCGGATATTGGTACTTCGAGCACAAACCTTTGGTCGCCAAGAGAGAAGAGTTCtacaagcagttgaaggCCCAAAAGGAAGCTGAAGAGTCT TCACTTGTGTATTACCATTAA